The genomic window AATCCTgcgatcaaaattatgattttctctttACAATTTGACCACAAAATATCATAAGagagagatattttcatcatttaaaaattttataaattttcaataacGAAAATATCTCTCTCTTTATaacttctgaaaaaaaaattataactttctgtatgcagaaaatcataatttaattatagaatgttataatatgatcataaaatatcataatttttttgaaaacagaaaagatatttttatcattcaaacttttaaacgaaaaaataaaactacagacattaaatacGCTATTTAATGCATGTTGAAAAATAATTGCTACATGCTTGGTTGGATGGTGCGCTCCATGTCATTTTTATTACACCGCATGCGGTGCACTAAAACTTTCTCCTCTACTCAAATAACTCAAGCAGTATCTCAGTCACCCAAAATGCAACTCAGGCTGGATTATGAGATGCTCAAACCTTAGAATTGCCGGAGAAAGGTTAGTTCGAAGGAAAAATTTGGGTGCCGTCTAAAAATGGAAAGCACGTAGACTATTATACACTTACAAAAAGGATCAGGGAAATGGTCATCAGGACTAGTATAGCTACCACTATAGGATAAGGACTTTGGATCCTTAAAAGCAGCAAAAGCGTTTTGTAGGAATTCAGGTACATTTTATATTCTTTCTGAAAATTTGAACAAAAATGTAACAAACATAACTTTTCTCAATAAGGAACATATTACATGGTGAAACATACAATTCAGACATGACAGAGGGGGCAGAGTCAGTTACATGTCAGGCAGCAAGCTAAAGCTGCTGGAAGTGATGAATGGCCAAAAATGTGTATAGTTGCCTCTGCAGAAGTGCAAAAAGGGACCTGCAGCCAGATTCATTCAAGTGGCAACTTGGCAGAGATTCAATGCAAGCTGGCTTGACTGTTCCAATTCTACCATCCTGTATTCAAAAGATGCCACAAACCTGCAAGCTTAGTCCCATCTATTTCACAAGTGGCTTCACAAAATAAGTGGTAGGTGACAATATTCTTTAGCAAGGACAATTCAGTTATGTCGACCATGCTACGAATATTATGTTTTTCGGTCAAAATAAACCCAGAAACAAATTTTGCAGCAACCCATAAAATAGTTCAGAACATGATATGCTGGAAATAccaataaataaaaagaaaaaagaatgaagGGAAAGTGAACCTTGAATAATATGATGACCATGTCACGCTACAAAATTGTCTTCTAAAAGGGGCTGTAATATTCTTAACTTGACAACTAAGTCGCTCAGAACAGCTATTAAAGTTATGCAAGTCCACAGGAGAAACCTTTCCTTAAGGATCAAGCATTCCATGTCCTAACGATACTTCACATGCATTTTGAAGTTGCAGATGACTTCATAGAGTTCAGAATATTCAAGTTTCACTGACTAGATCAAGAAAGGAAAAAGCCCAACCTAGGCAACTTTTAAAGGGAAATCATAATGTACACAGAAACAAGCTGGAACTACAGCATGTGCTCTTGGCCAAGCATCTTTTGCTTTTGGAAATCAAACATCCTTATAGTACTAAGATAAGAAAGTAGATATTAGCATGCTCATCCTGAAAGACAAGCATTGTAATTTACTAGGTCCATTTGTAATCCATTGCAAAATTTGCAGTTTGCAGCTCCATCCAAAAGATTCTGAAACATTttaattttccttttttttttggggtacagAAAATGGGGTGAGGGGGAGTCACCGGCATAGCAACCCTCTCTCTGGGCGTGACTATGAGGGCCCCCACCCCACTAAGTGAATGTTCGATGCGGAGAGCAATAAGCGCAATCCCCTCCCCACCACGCTCGAGGGGAGACCCCGAGTCCGGTGAGTATGTCACCCCCAGCCCCACCTCAGTATTCGGTGGACCAGAAACCGCATCTGCTCCCACCCGCACAGGCATCGAGGATAAATCCCCTCATTTAATCGATTGCCTGTGGCTTTGAACCTGTGACGCGCAGAGCAGATGCCAAGGCCCGTTCCACACAGGCTACCACCACGGTGGTAAACATTTTGATTAGTAATAAATACTACATATAAATGTAATTATCAGCAACTCACAGACTATATGGGTGATAATCGATTACCCATCATCACCAGACCAGACCAGACTGGACAATTGGACTGCAGATCTAGTGAACCAGTCCTTAGCTAGTTTGGTTTCCAGATCTGACCAGACACTTAGCAAACCTGaaaaaatcagtcaaactgactgGCAGATTTTAATAAAACAGCTGATCAGTGAAGCAGGAAAGAAAGACTTCTGCCCTTAAACCAAAACCTCCTCATACTATGACACTATTATTGTCCActcactttatatatatatatatatacatatatatacacatatatgtatagacacacacacacacacacacacacacacacatatatatacatatatatacatatacatatacatatacatacatacatatatatatatatacatagatacatagatacatacatacatacatacatacatatctacacatatacatacatacatacatgtatgcatgcatgcatgcatatatatatatatatatatatatatatatatacacacacacacacatatatgtatgtatacatatatacatatatacatatacatacatatacatatacatatacatacatatgtatacatatatacatatatacatacatacatatatatgtatctatgtatatatatatgtatctatgtatatatgtatgtatatatatatatatatatgtgtgtgtgtgtgtgtgtgtgtgtgtgtgtgtgtgtatgtatatgtatatgtctgTATATgtctgtatatgtatatgtatgtatatgtatatatgtatatatgtatacatacatatatacatatacatctctctctctctctatatatatatttttatttatttatttatttattgagaaAACTATAAAGAAACCTAATTGCCAGATTCGTAACTGATCTAATATTTGGAGAAGGGAAAGGGAGGTAACCTCAAATGGGATGACATCAAGGATGCAACAGGCATGGATGCAGCAGTTAAGGGAATTGAAGGGCTTGGTGAGGCCCCCACCACTGCCATGACGTAGGGCATGATGGCTGAAGGCTGGGGCTAGCAAAGGCATACCATCGCTCTGAAGCAATGAAGGCTAGGCAAGCCGATGGTCTCATTGCAGTGGAACACAAGGTTGGTGTGCAACATTGGGAGACTGAAGAGGCAAGCCAATGGACCTCAGCAAAAGCTGGCAAACTCAGAGACCCTGTTGGCAGGAGCAGAGGGGGTTAGCGAGGCCATTGGCACTTAGAGCAGTACAAAATGAGTTGAGAACAGTGGTAGGAAGCAGAGAAGCACATAGGAGGATCTGGCCTTTGGGAATGTGGAGACTCTTGACAGGTTTATTTGAAGTAATGAAGTTTAACATTCATAGATGGAGCATTAATATGTAGGTATTAATGACAGAAGTTTCTATTTGACTATCATTAAATTTCAAGTCTTAATATGAAACAGAAAAAACTGGCTACTGAAGCattctatttattataatttgttatattgttatattgtatttcaaaaataattaggaGGAGAAAAAGACATACCCTATGCATCACATGGGTTAGATGTGAGTTTATTAACTCATAACAATATTAACTTATAACAATGATTATGTCAGTCATTTCATTTGCAATATGTTCTTGTTGCATTATATGAATGTTGAAAAAGGTGGAATGCTAGTAAATTAGATGATGATTCATAGACTTAAAAATTGTTCACCAATAATCATTGGTAATTTGCTGTCTTTAGTCACACTTAAGGTTGTTAACATCAAGTGCGATAACAAAATACGAGAAGAAGAGAAACAAAAGTACATTATCATATGAGAGTAAATGTAAGAAGTATGGGAAGTATGTTATGTTGTAATGCAGAAAAATAGAGCTtgtatcaataaaaattattggcACTACATTGCATTCACATAATTGTTCGCAAGCATATGCAAGAAAGTTAAGTGAGTTGGGTTGATTTTGAGTTTAACTGAACTTAAGGTATGTTTGGTCGGAGGGAGTTAGGCTCTGGAATGAGAATGAGAATGATTGACTCCCACTCCAGCTATTTGGTTTGGAGGAGGGAAGTCCCATTCCCATTCCAGCCAAACCCAATTCTGGCTCTCCATCCAGTATTCAAATCCCATTCTGCTAggtttacttaaaaaaatattttccaaaAGATACCCCTTTGCTTAATTGATTTTCCAAAAATTTACTTATTTCACATGCCAAGCACATGCCAAGAACTAGTTTATTTATAAGTGAACATAATCATACAAGAATGCTAACTGCACAAAATGGTGCATCAGCATGGGAGGAAATGTAAAACACAATTGCTCTAAactcatcatctaaatttatgaaCTTAAACATAAATCAAGAGAAAGAATCTTATATTATTTGCAGTTTTTGTACAGATAAATCAGTTGCTCTATACTAAAACAAAATTGCATTTTTGTGTGAAATTACATCCAAATGCAAGAGTTCAAAGTAGTTCTGTGAAAACAAAGACATAGCATAATGACTAGTGCAAACTTGCTTTGCATTACAAGACAGACAAGTAACTAAACCAAAGGAAGgggaacagaaaaaaaaaaaaaagaaagaaacttcAGGTACCGGTACACAGTTCTCATAGGTTCAGCTCAGAAAGAGAGTGGCATATAAAGAATGTGTACTTCAGAATTCAGACATTATCAGGCCAGAACTCTCTGAAGAAGGCTCGTTCAAATTCCTTCTCTTTCATTCTCTCCTCTTCTTGCTGCATCTTCCTCATCCTTTTAGAACCTGACTTCTGTTTTTTCTTTGCTTGCAAGTTTTCCTGATGATAGGAGCACATACACCACACTTAACTTCACAGTCACAATTTTATCAATAAGAAAATGAGAATGTCTAATAATAGGAGCAAGACCGAGTAGCAATAGTTGCAAAATTAGAGGATATGTTCGAGCAAGAAATTGGtagaaataataataagatgcggATGCACATAACTAAAAGCAACGCTTTAGTTCTTTTTCAATTACATTAGTTAAATACTATTTTGAGAGGTGAAAAGTGCTCTATAAAAAGAATCACTAGTTAAATAATTAAAGAACTGTTTGAAATGGATATTCAAGCAAAGACATTGAAAAATCTGTTTACTACTTAAATGGTTTaaaagaatttcaaattttaactttCAACAGTCATGTTGAGTTGCACTGCTTTGTTTCGATATTATATCAAAAGAAGGGAGAAGATTATCTGACATTTCCTTTATTTTGCACTCCAAAGAATGAATATCCAAAATGAAAATGGTATAACACCTTCACATTTAGAAACTTTGGCCACTtaaggaaaagaagagaggaaagagaaactGTCTGTGACAGGCATGCAGGAATTCACAAGTTCATTTTGCACCTGAGAAGTAGGATCCTTTGGaagcttctttttttcctttattttctcCGCACCAAGGCCACGCTTATTTTTCTTCACATGAGTTTGTAAAGGTTCCAACCTTCCCTGTTCCATCAGTCCATGAATTTTGTGTAAGGATGAGTCCATGATTTTTCAATATTTATATcacaaaaaggaaaaagaacaaAAGAACAAATGCATGGGCAGGAAATATATTATTACATCACTATGGTAGTAAGGCACAAAGAACATAATAAGCATCAAGCACATACCTGCTTCCCCCAAGATGGCCAAAGAAAATGAACATAAGCACATCCAAATAAGAAACATTTCGGAACTTGAAATCAAGAACAAGATGAATATTAGACTCCATCAGGTCCAGTCGATAAATGTTTCAATATGGTGGATCACATCCACCTTTTATGTGCTAAATCCTcacaaattcataattatcttgccttttattttttttttaaaaaaaagaaacgaaATAAATCAGAAATACTATATGGAAATTTATCCTATGGAGTAATTTGTCCATCTACAGCATGTACTCTCTGCACAGCTGGCATATTTTACTATTGACTAGTTATGCTACCTGCCCAAGTGACCTGCTACactcaattaaatcttttatgaTAACCTTTTCCTCCGATGCAGGATCAACTTAAATTCCCGAATCCCAGGAATGGCATAAGCAACAATACGGATCAATTGAACTATTCACTTGGTATCTAGATGTGCTCGCAAAACGTAAAATCTA from Elaeis guineensis isolate ETL-2024a chromosome 4, EG11, whole genome shotgun sequence includes these protein-coding regions:
- the LOC105042500 gene encoding uncharacterized protein codes for the protein MGDEELGSSSRAIDSSNVGFQLLKKCGWKEGTGLGASEQGRLEPLQTHVKKNKRGLGAEKIKEKKKLPKDPTSQENLQAKKKQKSGSKRMRKMQQEEERMKEKEFERAFFREFWPDNV